GACACCGGTGGAGGCCTATGTCAAGGCGAGAGAGACCGATCCCGTATCAGCGTTCGGCGGAGTGATCGCCTTCAACCGGCCGGTGGATTTGGCGGCCGCCAAGGAAATCACGTCCACGTTCGTCGAAGTGGTCATCGCTCCGGGATTCGCGGAAGACGCATTAGCCGAGTTGAAGCGGAAGAAGGATTTACGGTTATTGGACGTGGGAGCGTTGACGAAGGTGAAGCAGGACGGGCTCGATCTGAAGAAACTCGTGGGAGGTCTCATCGTACAGGATCGCGATCTCGGTGTCTTGGCGGACCTTCGCGCACTGACCGTGCCGACAATCCGTAAACCGACGAATGATGAATACGCCGCTTGTGCCTTCGCATGGAAGGTCTGCAAGCATGTGAAGTCCAACGCCATCATCTATGCGATGCCGGGCCAGACCGTCGGCATCGGGGCGGGACAGATGAGCCGAGTGGACTCCGTCAAATTGGCGGCCATGAAGGCGCAAATGCCGGTCAAGGGGTGCGTCATGGCTTCGGACGCGTTCTTCCCGTTCCGCGACGGCCTCGATGCTGCAGCCGAGGTCGGCATCACAGCCGTCATTCAACCGGGGGGATCGATCCGCGATGCGGAAGTCGTCAAGGCCGCGGATGAACATGGGATGGCGATGATTCTGACAGGCATGCGGCATTTTAGGCACTGAGCCCGAGTGGAGGTTCAGGCCAAAAGCAGCGCATCAAGATGTGTCGCTTATCTCAGCCTCAACCTTAGCCTCGGTCTGACATCGCCGGACCAGTGTACGTTCCCGCCGTCTAGGCCCATCAAGGAAAGGTCTATACGTGAACATCCTCGTTGTCGGCAGTGGAGGGCGTGAGCATGCGATGGTGTGGAAGCTCGCGCAGAGTCCTCGCAAACCAGTCCTCTATTGTGCCCCAGGCAATGCGGGGATTGCGTCATCGGCGACATGTATCCCCATCAAATCGGACGACATTGTCAGCCTGAAAGACTTCGCGCTCCAACAAAAGATCGATGTGACGATAATCGGACCTGAAGCGCCTCTTGCGGCGGGTCTTGTTGACGAATTCCGCAAGGCACGGCTCAGGACGTTTGGACCGACCCGGAACGCCGCCCGCCTGGAAGCCAGCAAGATCTTCTCCAAGGAGATCATGGCACAAGCGAAGGTTCGGACGGCTCACGCCAAGAGTTTCGAAAAAACTTCTGATGCACTGGCCTATGCCGAAGGCCATGCATTGCCGGTTGTGATCAAAGCGGACGGGCTGGCTCAAGGAAAGGGCGTCATCATCGCGACCACTCGCGAGCAGGCAAGGCAAGCTGTCGTGGATTCGATGGAAAAGGCGGTGTTCGGCCAAGCCGGCAAACAGGTGCTGATCGAAGAATTTCTCGATGGAGAAGAGCTGACGATCATGGCATTTACCGACGGCAATACCGTGGTACCGATGCCGCCGGCGCAAGATCATAAGCGGGTTGGCGATGGTGACACAGGTTTAAATACCGGCGGGATGGGAGCCTACTGCCCGGCACCGCTAGGGACCGTGGAGATCCAGGAGCGAGTCCGTCATGAAATCTTGCAGCCGATGGTGGATGCCATGGCACGGCTCGGCTCGCCGTTTCAAGGTGTCCTTTACGCAGGACTCATGGTCGTGAAGGGGACGCCCTACGTGCTCGAATTCAACGCTCGTATGGGCGATCCCGAGACACAAGTTGTGCTGCCCTTGCTCAAGACCGATTTCCTCGATGTCATTGACGCCGTCGTCGATCATCGGCTTGACCACCTCACAGTTGAATGGCATCAGGACGCCGCAGTTTGTGTCGTGATGGCCTCAGGGGGTTATCCTGGACCTTACCAGTCTGGGATGGTAATTTCAGGACTCCCCACAGATGGGACAACGTCACCCTTTCCCGTCGTCTTTCATGCAGGTACCGGCCGGCAAGGCAAGGATATCGTGACAGCGGGAGGCCGCGTCCTCGGTGTTCTCGGTCGAGGACACACGTTATCCGAGGCACAACGCGAGGCCTATCGAGTCGCGAAGGCAATCTCTTTTGAGGGATGCCACTTCCGGACCGACATCGCACATCGGGCACTCAAGGCATAATCTGAGATACATCCACAATCGCATCGGGAAGACTCGCCCACGCAAAGGGCGTGCTTTCCTCCATCGCACCGCCTAGATCCAAACAGCCAGGGCCGATCTTTTTCGTAGCCAATTCATCGGATCTGTTAGAATACCTTATCTCAATAGGGTGCGAACAAAAGACCGGCGACGCGCAACCTCTACACCGAACATACGATGGGGAATTGATCGAACCGATGGAAGGAGAGGGCCATGACAAGCCACTCGATGCGGTTACTCGGTACTGTAATCGCCTTTAGCTTCCCACTGGCCCTTGTGGGATGTGATTATTGGCCTCCCGCCTTGCAGGCTGAGATCGAACAATTGCGATCCGACATACAAACCCTGACGATCGAGAAGGCTCAGCTCCAAGCTCAAGTCATCGATTTAACCAGGGCCAAACTAGATGTGCAGGGGCAAATCGATGAACTTACCCGCCTCAACCGGGAAAAAACGGGGATGATCACTAGCCTCCAAAATCAGTTGGACACAGCCCGAGCCAGGGCGTTGAAGGCGATGGGTTCGAACGCATCGCCGCATAAAACAAAGACGAAGCCGACTGTGAAGACCGCGGGAAAACCATCCGCCAAGAGCGGCGCCAGAGCGTCGGTTCCCAAGGCAGTCGGTGTTCGATAAGCAGGCTATGAAGAGGAGGAGGTCGTCGAACTGGATGAGGCGGGTGACGAACTGGTGGAGGCTGCTGGTGTCGCAGGAGCAGTCGAAGATGCCGCAGGCGCTGCGGAAGTTGATTCCTTCTTCTCTTCCGCCTTCGTCGGGCTGCTTTCGCTTCCGGCCGCCGACGGCGGTTTGAGTTTATCGGAATAATCGGTTACGTACCAACCACTCCCTTTAAACATGATCCCCGGCGATGAAATCAGCCGCCTGACCGCCTTCCCGCACCTTTCGCAGGTCGAAAGTGGATCATCCTTGATGCTCTGCTTGACTTCAAAACGATACGAGCAGCTGTCGCACTGATATTCGTAAATCGGCACCGTATTCCTCCCTTCTATCGTTACATACGGCTCGCTGAGTGAGTCCTCCGTTACACCAATTTCGCAAACGCTTGCTGAAGTCGCTCAAGCCCACGAGTGATGTTCACCATACTGGTGGCGTAGGACAGCCGGAGATGCTCCGAGCTTCCAAAGGGTTCACCTGGAACGACTGCAATTCTCGCTTCGTTCAAGAGATACTGGGCAAGATCGTTCGGAGTCTTTATCACCCCGGAAGGCCCGCGTTTCCCCAACAAGCCTTTGATATTCGGAAAGGCGTAGAAGGCCCCACTTGGCATTCGGCATGACACACCGGGAATCTTGTTCAATCCCTCGACGATGGTGGTCCGGCGGCGGGAAAACTCGTCCACCATCTTGCGAGTGAAGGGTTCACCCAGGCGTAACGCGGCAAGGGCAGCCTTCTGCGAGATCGAGCATGGATTCGACGTGCTTTGGCTTTGGATATTGGCCATAGCAGTAATGAGGTCCTTCGGACCGGCCGCGTACCCAATTCGCCATCCGGTCATGGCATAAGACTTTGAAACTCCATTGATAATGACGGTTCGCGCAGCGATCTCCGATCCCAATGAAGCAATACTGAGATGCCTCGCCCCATCGTACAACACCTTTTCATAAATCTCATCCGAAACGACCAAGAGGTCGTGTCGGACCGCAACCGCGGCAATCTGTTCCAGCGCCACGCGATCGTAGGTTGCACCAGTCGGGTTGCACGGACTATTCACAATGATGGCTTTGGTTCTCGGCGTAATGAGTCGTTCCAACTCTGATGTATGGACTGTGTAACCGTCCTCCTCCTTGGTTGGTAGCAGCACCGGTTTCGCATCATTGAGAAGCGCCTGATCCGAGTAAGAGACCCAATAGGGAATCGGAATGATAATCTCATCACCGACTTCAAGAAAAGCTTCTGCTAAATTGTAGAGCGAGTGTTTCGCTCCGCAGGAGACCAGGACTTGAGACTTCTCATACCGAATCCCGAGTTCAGACTGGAGTTTGTCGGCAATGGCTCCTCGTAACTCATCGATTCCGGACGAAGGCGTGTACTTTGTAAACCCCTCACGTATTGCCGCTTCCGCCGCAGCTTTGACCGGTTCCGGTGTATCAAAGTCCGGTTCGCCCGTTGAAAAATCTACTACATCAATCCCTTGTGCGACCATGGCCTTGGCTGTAGCGGCCATTGCGAGGGTGGGGGAGGGAGCAATACGGCTAACCCGGGCGGCCAGTTTCATGATTTGAGACTCCGAACACGCTCTTGTAAACGGCGTGCTACTTCAGGATGAAGGAACCCCGTCAAATTTCCACCGTGTTGGGCCACGTCTTTGATGATCGTCGAGGACAGATATGAGTACTCTTCGCTAGGCATCAAAAAAACAGTTTCCACCGTCTTCGCTAACTTTCGATTGACAAGCGCCATCTGAAACTCATGTTCAAAATCAGAAATAGCGCGCAAGCCTCTGATAATCGCATGGGCTCCTGATCTCTCGACATAGTCGACCAACAATCCATCAAACGAAGTCACCTCCACTTGACCGACGTCCTTCATGACCAGCTGTACCATATCAAGTCGCTCTGCCAAATTGAAGAGTGGGTGTTTGGAAGGATTTGGAGCGACGGCCACGACCACCTTATCAAATACGCGCAGGCTGCGCGTAATGATGTCAGTATGGCCGTGCGTAATAGGATCAAAGGTGCCTGGACAGATACCGATTTTCATGCCTGTGCTGCGTCGGAACGGAAGTAGAGGGATAAAGCGGTATCGCCATAGCGATACCGCCGTAAGAATCGAGTGCATCCCATCGACATCGGCAAAACAGCCTTTGTCGCATGTTCGATGACCAGCCACGAGTCCGACGCAAACAACTCATCGCTCCGTAGTTCAGCGAGCAATGCCGGAAACTCCGGCGCCTCGGCATAGGGCGGATCAGCAAAGATGATGTCATAGGGACCATTCCATTGATCAGAATGGTTCAGAAACTGTTGGACGGTCCGACCTGATACAACTATTTCATCACCGAGATGGCAGAGCGCCAGGTTTTGCTGCAGCAACGTCAATGCTTGTCGGTTCGACTCCACGAAGGTCACGTGCCTGGCTCCACGACTTATGGCTTCAATCCCCACCGCTCCAGTCCCTGCATACAGGTCCAAAAATCGGCTATTTGCCAGGCGATGGCCAAGAATTGAGAACAGCGCTTCACGAACCCGATCAGAGGTTGGGCGAAGAGCAAGCTTATTTGGCCCGTAGAGTCGGCGACCACGGTGGATACCGGCGATCACACGCATACCAGACAACATCGACTAGGTGCGGAACTCTAACATAGCGTTTTTGAAGGGGTCAAGAAATGTAAAGGAAAAGGGGAACGGTAGGCCAAGTAAAATTTAAACTGCGGAAGGAGCTTTGGCGCTCCTCATTTTGACCGTCTTGCAGCGGAAGATTATAATACTCTTGTCTCTTCTTGTACGTTCGGCTAGACACCCTCACCTTAGGATCCGACAGGGACCTCATGAGAAGGTCAGGGCTCCTTGTCTGACGATGATGATTTTACCGAGCCGTGACGGTTTGAGATTCACGGGCAGCCAGGCTCTTTCTGCGGTTGTTAGAGATGGTGCGGTCAATGATGGCACCGCAATTGATGCATTTCCATGCATAAAACACGAGAAAGAAATCTGAAAACCGTTCCAACATCATCATCCCCTTGCACTTCGGACATTCCATTGATCCCTCCCAAGGTGGCTACGTTCACAGCTGTTGACAATGTCAAGCAAAAGCTGCACCAATTTGTCATAGTCCAGCATTTCAATGGGTTATGAATTACGTATTTGCCTTAGGCTGGTAATTTCTTCTTGTTCGTCAGTACAAAAGAGTCCGGGCCGTCAATTTTTTGTCACGCCAAGGATGTTTCATGATAAGCAAAGGGCGGCAAAAAGGCATCGTATCCTGGCCAAAGACGGAACGCCCCCGTGAACGTCTCCTTGCTAAAGGATCGGAGGCCTTATCCGATGCCCACCTTCTCGCCATTTTGTTAAGAACCGGCCGGCGGGATTCCTCCGCCGTGCAGGTGGCTATCGAACTCCTCGATCTGGTAGGTGGACTGGGAGGACTGGCGGCATGCGGTATTGAGGAACTCTGCGCCATCCCGGGCGTCGGCCCGGCCAAAGCGGCTCAACTCAAGGCGGCGTTGGCGATAGGAAGACGGTCTCTCGCTGTCCCAATGTCCACTGGAACGCGTATTTCATCGAGTGCGCAACTGTTCAAACATTTTCACCCTGCGCTCCGTGATGTGAAACATGAACTCTTCAAGGTCGTGTTGTTGGACGCCAAAAATACAGTGATCAAAGAGATCACGGTTTCGGAAGGAAGCCTCACGCTCAGCATCGTGCATCCACGCGAAGTCTTCTCGCTCGCTGTTCGTGAATCAGCAGCCGCCGTCATCTTCCTGCACAATCATCCCAGCGGAGATCCGACACCAAGCCCGGAGGATCGGCGACTGACCGATCGACTCGTGACTGCCGGTAATCTGCTGGGAATTCGCGTATTGGACCACGTGATCATTGGAGACGGTCGGTACGTCAGCTTTGCCGACGAAGGATGGCTGATAGGGCAGCGAAATGAATCCGGCGACTCCTAAGGTGATATTGACCAGAAACACCGGCATGAGAAATATGAGGAAACGAATGGCGTAAACCCCATATCCTATAAGGAGGGTAGACCATGGAAACAACCCCCCGTGTGGAACCCGTCAGAAACGTGGCGATCGTATCCAGCGCCGGTACGGGCAAGACCTCGCTCAGTGAGGCCTTGCTGTACGTCGGCGGAGCCGTTCCCATGCTCGGTTCCGTGACACAGGGTACCACCGTTTCTGATTTTGAACCGGAAGAACTTCGTCATCGCACGTCGACCAGTACCAGCCTCCTTCAATTCACGTGGAATCATGCCAACATCACTCTGATCGACACTCCCGGTGCCCTTGATCTTCTCGGCGAACCGCTCGCCGCATTACAGGCCGTCGATGCGGTCATCCTTCTACTGAGCGGAAATATGGGGGTGAGGACGGAGCTGGCGCGGCTGTGGGCGAGGATCAAAGAGCTGGACCTTCCGTGTCTCCTGTTCGTCAATGGACTTGATAAGGAAGGCGCATTGTTCGAGAACGCGCTGGAGACTTGCCGCAAGCAGCTTGGCTGTACTCCAATACCAATGACGGTGCCTCTCCACCCTGGGGTGGGTTTGGACGGCGTGGTGGATGTGCGGCATGAGAAGCTTGTGCGATCCGGGCAGAGTTCTGCGAAAGTCGAACACGCCCCTATTTCAAACGACCTGGAAAGCATTCTCAGTGGAACGCGCAAGCAACTCGTGGAGGCGGTCGCCGAAAGTAGGGAAGCCTTGTTGGAGACCTACTTACGTCAAGGAGACTTGAGCCAAGAAGACCTTCTGGAAGGACTTCGACACGTTATCCAGACAAGACAATTTCTCCCTGTGTATGGTGGATCCG
The DNA window shown above is from Nitrospira sp. SG-bin1 and carries:
- a CDS encoding aspartate aminotransferase; the encoded protein is MKLAARVSRIAPSPTLAMAATAKAMVAQGIDVVDFSTGEPDFDTPEPVKAAAEAAIREGFTKYTPSSGIDELRGAIADKLQSELGIRYEKSQVLVSCGAKHSLYNLAEAFLEVGDEIIIPIPYWVSYSDQALLNDAKPVLLPTKEEDGYTVHTSELERLITPRTKAIIVNSPCNPTGATYDRVALEQIAAVAVRHDLLVVSDEIYEKVLYDGARHLSIASLGSEIAARTVIINGVSKSYAMTGWRIGYAAGPKDLITAMANIQSQSTSNPCSISQKAALAALRLGEPFTRKMVDEFSRRRTTIVEGLNKIPGVSCRMPSGAFYAFPNIKGLLGKRGPSGVIKTPNDLAQYLLNEARIAVVPGEPFGSSEHLRLSYATSMVNITRGLERLQQAFAKLV
- the coaD gene encoding pantetheine-phosphate adenylyltransferase (Catalyzes the conversion of ATP and pantetheine 4'-phosphate to diphosphate and 3'-dephospho-coA), encoding MKIGICPGTFDPITHGHTDIITRSLRVFDKVVVAVAPNPSKHPLFNLAERLDMVQLVMKDVGQVEVTSFDGLLVDYVERSGAHAIIRGLRAISDFEHEFQMALVNRKLAKTVETVFLMPSEEYSYLSSTIIKDVAQHGGNLTGFLHPEVARRLQERVRSLKS
- a CDS encoding phosphoribosylamine--glycine ligase (catalyzes the formation of N(1)-(5-phospho-D-ribosyl)glycinamide from 5-phospho-D-ribosylamine and glycine in purine biosynthesis), whose protein sequence is MNILVVGSGGREHAMVWKLAQSPRKPVLYCAPGNAGIASSATCIPIKSDDIVSLKDFALQQKIDVTIIGPEAPLAAGLVDEFRKARLRTFGPTRNAARLEASKIFSKEIMAQAKVRTAHAKSFEKTSDALAYAEGHALPVVIKADGLAQGKGVIIATTREQARQAVVDSMEKAVFGQAGKQVLIEEFLDGEELTIMAFTDGNTVVPMPPAQDHKRVGDGDTGLNTGGMGAYCPAPLGTVEIQERVRHEILQPMVDAMARLGSPFQGVLYAGLMVVKGTPYVLEFNARMGDPETQVVLPLLKTDFLDVIDAVVDHRLDHLTVEWHQDAAVCVVMASGGYPGPYQSGMVISGLPTDGTTSPFPVVFHAGTGRQGKDIVTAGGRVLGVLGRGHTLSEAQREAYRVAKAISFEGCHFRTDIAHRALKA